In the genome of Neodiprion pinetum isolate iyNeoPine1 chromosome 2, iyNeoPine1.2, whole genome shotgun sequence, one region contains:
- the LOC124212420 gene encoding putative E3 ubiquitin-protein ligase UBR7 isoform X1: MAEKSADILEEDNSVTMLDVLQEENQLEEDAYAVLGASDDKNCTYNKGYIRQALYACKTCRGDGNPAGVCLACSFQCHEGHELVELYTKRHFRCDCGNSKFGDKKCSLELTKLDTNEENQYNQNFDGFYCTCARPYPDPEDTSGDEMLQCVVCEDWYHSKHLGCGDISPPDDYDELICSGCMQKHTFLWKYASKYSVNRDAKKDSSNGKDETVDVGNIPAGCKIPLEPQSTSTGACFWAEGWRSSLCTCDSCKKTYEESGIQFLLDPMDSVQVYEEAGKASQTESQYERGMKALASLGHVQQLTAIEEFNNMKERLKEYLQKFAENKKIVREEDIKEFFSGMEANKRQKVVVPTFCR; this comes from the exons ATGGCCGAGAAAAGCGCTGATATTTTAGAGGAGGATAATTCTGTCACGATGCTCGATGTTCTTCAAGAGGAAAATCAACTAGAGGAAGACGCCTACGCCGTGCTGGGTGCTTccgatgataaaaattgcacCTATAACAAG GGCTACATTCGGCAGGCACTTTATGCCTGCAAGACCTGTCGCGGTGACGGAAATCCCGCCGGAGTGTGTCTGGCCTGTAGTTTTCAATGCCACGAGGGGCACGAGCTGGTTGAGCTTTACACCAAGCGCCACTTTCGCTGTGATTGTGGAAATTCCAAATTTGGTGACAAAAAGTGTAGCTTGGAACTG ACCAAACTCGACACTAACGAAGAAAATCAATACAACCAAAACTTTGATGGCTTTTATTGTACCTGTGCCAGACCTTATCCAGACCCTGAGGATACTAGCGGAGATGAAATGCTCCAGTGTGTTGTATGCGAGGATTGGTATCACTCCAAG CATCTTGGATGCGGAGATATTTCCCCTCCTGATGATTATGACGAATTGATTTGTTCTGGGTGTATGCAGAAACACACGTTCCTTTGGAAATATGCTTCGAAGTACTCAG TGAATAGGGATGCGAAGAAGGACTCATCCAATGGAAAGGACGAAACTGTAGATGTCGGAAACATTCCTGCAGGTTGTAAGATACCGCTAGAACCGCAATCAACGTCAACGGGTGCCTGTTTTTGGGCAGAAGGTTGGCGATCATCTTTGTGCACTTGCGACAGCTGCAAAAAG ACGTATGAAGAAAGCGGTATCCAATTCTTGCTCGATCCGATGGACAGTGTCCAGGTTTACGAAGAGGCTGGAAAAGCTAGCCAGACTGAATCCCAGTATGAAAGAGGAATGAAGGCACTCGCCTCACTCGGTCATGTTCAGCAATTAACTGCTATTGAAG AATTCAACAACATGAAGGAAAGACTCAAAGAATACCTTCAAAAGTTTGCCGAGAACAAGAAGATTGTACGCGAGGAGGATATCAAAGAATTCTTTTCTGGGATGGAAGCAAACAAACGTCAGAAGGTTGTTGTGCCAACATTTTGTCGTTga
- the tan gene encoding beta-alanyl-dopamine/carcinine hydrolase gives MSIAVNGKANLVESIGRRNAIPVIHARGTHYEIGFDIGRTFASLIQNYVSNYSPLNESYLPLYETEAGRRVYEDTLASVKEQFPQYVREIQGTADGAKVPFHKLFLMHLDEILPVAATGIPENTKPVGCSTVICNQPGQEILGHTEDALDETVNHWYLVSAHIVEPGLREEKFTSLSYAGFLPGYTMGFNHHGLVYSINTLSANTLRSGKTPRYFITRSLLGVENFVQAQQTLRNEGYGAAEGFSVNMTFLTQEGDRMFHNAEVGPVEIGASQSQLSILTASPGEQFYHCNKYLRLRVPEVDGLIIKSSECRMAAISRHPSPKNRQDVINILGDQTDNEFKVFESGNEDGITTIAVGIFDCIEKTWSVYTDNPKSNDPILVVPLQLNNNNNTISVSKNQPSDIGI, from the exons ATGTCCATTGCGGTGAACGGAAAGGCCAATCTGGTCGAGAGCATTGGCCGCCGAAATGCGATCCCCGTCATTCATGCGAGAGGAACTCACTACGAGATCGGTTTCGACATA GGACGAACATTTGCGAGCCTGATTCAAAATTACGTTAGCAATTACAGCCCGTTGAACGAGTCCTATTTACCATTATACGAAACTGAAGCAGGACGCAGAGTATACGAGGATACGTTGGCCAGCGTTAAGGAACAATTTCCACAGTACGTGAGGGAAATTCAAGGGACTGCAGATGGAGCTAAAGTACCTTTTCACAAG CTCTTCCTCATGCATCTCGATGAGATTCTGCCCGTCGCAGCGACTGGTATTCCTGAGAATACTAAACCGGTCGGCTGCTCGACTGTAATTTGCAACCAACCAGGCCAG GAAATATTGGGTCATACCGAAGATGCGTTAGACGAAACAGTGAATCATTGGTACCTTGTGTCGGCACACATTGTCGAGCCTGGTCTCAGAGAGGAGAAGTTTACGTCGCTCAGTTACGCCGGTTTTCTTCCTGGTTACACGATGGGCTTCAATCATCACGGTCTGGTGTACAGCATCAATACTCTGAGCGCCAACACACTGAGATCTGGGAAAACTC CCAGGTACTTCATCACTCGTTCTCTGCTCGGCGTTGAGAACTTTGTGCAAGCGCAACAAACACTGAGAAACGAGGGGTATGGAGCGGCGGAAGGATTTTCAGTCAACATGACATTTCTCACTCAGGAAGGAGACAGAATGTTTCACAATGCAGAAGTTGGCCCGGTAGAAATTGGAGCTTCTCAGTCACAGCTTAGCATTCTGACTGCCAGTCCCGGGGAACAGTTTTATCACTGTAACAA ATACTTAAGACTACGTGTACCTGAAGTTGATGGTTTGATTATTAAAAGCAGTGAATGCAGAATGGCTGCAATTTCTCGTCATCCTTCACCCAAGAATCGTCAAgatgtaattaatattttgggaGATCAGACTGATAATGAGTTCAAAGTCTTTGAGTCCGGAAACGAGGATGGCATCACAACTATCGCTGTCG GTATATTTGACTGCATTGAGAAAACCTGGTCCGTCTATACTGACAATCCAAAAAGCAATGATCCGATATTGGTGGTACCGTTACAActgaacaacaacaacaacacaatcagtgtttcaaaaaatcaaccaTCTGACATTGGAATATAA
- the LOC124212420 gene encoding putative E3 ubiquitin-protein ligase UBR7 isoform X2, with protein MAEKSADILEEDNSVTMLDVLQEENQLEEDAYAVLGASDDKNCTYNKGYIRQALYACKTCRGDGNPAGVCLACSFQCHEGHELVELYTKRHFRCDCGNSKFGDKKCSLELTKLDTNEENQYNQNFDGFYCTCARPYPDPEDTSGDEMLQCVVCEDWYHSKHLGCGDISPPDDYDELICSGCMQKHTFLWKYASKYSVNRDAKKDSSNGKDETVDVGNIPAGCKIPLEPQSTSTGACFWAEGWRSSLCTCDSCKKTYEESGIQFLLDPMDSVQVYEEAGKASQTESQYERGMKALASLGHVQQLTAIEEFNNMKERLKEYLQKFAENKKIVREEDIKEFFSGMEANKRQKL; from the exons ATGGCCGAGAAAAGCGCTGATATTTTAGAGGAGGATAATTCTGTCACGATGCTCGATGTTCTTCAAGAGGAAAATCAACTAGAGGAAGACGCCTACGCCGTGCTGGGTGCTTccgatgataaaaattgcacCTATAACAAG GGCTACATTCGGCAGGCACTTTATGCCTGCAAGACCTGTCGCGGTGACGGAAATCCCGCCGGAGTGTGTCTGGCCTGTAGTTTTCAATGCCACGAGGGGCACGAGCTGGTTGAGCTTTACACCAAGCGCCACTTTCGCTGTGATTGTGGAAATTCCAAATTTGGTGACAAAAAGTGTAGCTTGGAACTG ACCAAACTCGACACTAACGAAGAAAATCAATACAACCAAAACTTTGATGGCTTTTATTGTACCTGTGCCAGACCTTATCCAGACCCTGAGGATACTAGCGGAGATGAAATGCTCCAGTGTGTTGTATGCGAGGATTGGTATCACTCCAAG CATCTTGGATGCGGAGATATTTCCCCTCCTGATGATTATGACGAATTGATTTGTTCTGGGTGTATGCAGAAACACACGTTCCTTTGGAAATATGCTTCGAAGTACTCAG TGAATAGGGATGCGAAGAAGGACTCATCCAATGGAAAGGACGAAACTGTAGATGTCGGAAACATTCCTGCAGGTTGTAAGATACCGCTAGAACCGCAATCAACGTCAACGGGTGCCTGTTTTTGGGCAGAAGGTTGGCGATCATCTTTGTGCACTTGCGACAGCTGCAAAAAG ACGTATGAAGAAAGCGGTATCCAATTCTTGCTCGATCCGATGGACAGTGTCCAGGTTTACGAAGAGGCTGGAAAAGCTAGCCAGACTGAATCCCAGTATGAAAGAGGAATGAAGGCACTCGCCTCACTCGGTCATGTTCAGCAATTAACTGCTATTGAAG AATTCAACAACATGAAGGAAAGACTCAAAGAATACCTTCAAAAGTTTGCCGAGAACAAGAAGATTGTACGCGAGGAGGATATCAAAGAATTCTTTTCTGGGATGGAAGCAAACAAACGTCAGAAG CTCTGA